One genomic segment of Fischerella sp. PCC 9605 includes these proteins:
- a CDS encoding serine/threonine-protein kinase yields the protein MSRRLFQTEAETLEKLGRHAKIPQLFAYFEENQDFYLVQEFIPGQTLAQILLGQLLPEDQVIHLLTEVLDILVFVHGQKVIHRDIKPENLIRRQTDGKIVLIDFGAVKELVTQTINQQEQTTKTVTIGTIGYMPIEQFHGDPQFNSDIYALGIVVIQALTGLLPNQLSKLRDPSNPSTGEIVWSHRVPHLHPKLVDILNKMVRFDCRQRYQSASEILNDLTNLSNKYQHWRHLQWKAPSLVWTGVAALNRKVDQCDRTLGKKNSTFSSKTECDWFS from the coding sequence ATTTCCCGTCGTCTATTTCAAACAGAAGCAGAAACCTTAGAAAAATTAGGTCGTCATGCCAAAATTCCGCAGCTATTTGCTTATTTTGAGGAAAACCAAGACTTTTACTTAGTCCAAGAGTTTATACCAGGTCAGACCTTAGCTCAAATTCTGCTAGGACAACTCCTACCAGAAGACCAAGTAATTCATCTGTTAACAGAGGTGTTAGACATTTTGGTCTTCGTGCATGGTCAAAAAGTCATCCATCGAGATATTAAACCGGAAAATTTAATCCGTCGTCAGACAGACGGTAAGATAGTTTTAATTGATTTTGGTGCAGTTAAAGAACTCGTAACTCAAACTATTAACCAACAAGAGCAAACAACTAAAACAGTTACTATTGGCACTATTGGCTATATGCCAATCGAACAATTTCATGGCGACCCACAATTTAACAGCGATATCTATGCACTGGGTATAGTTGTTATCCAAGCACTTACAGGATTACTGCCTAATCAGTTGTCAAAACTACGAGATCCAAGCAATCCCAGCACAGGTGAAATTGTTTGGAGTCACCGTGTACCGCATCTTCACCCAAAATTAGTAGATATCCTCAATAAAATGGTGCGCTTTGATTGTCGTCAGCGCTATCAATCAGCCAGTGAAATACTAAATGACCTGACTAACTTAAGCAACAAGTATCAGCACTGGAGACATCTGCAATGGAAAGCTCCCTCGCTTGTATGGACAGGTGTTGCTGCTTTGAACCGAAAGGTTGACCAATGTGACCGCACCTTGGGCAAGAAAAACTCTACGTTTAGCTCAAAGACTGAGTGCGATTGGTTTAGCTAA